In Hemiscyllium ocellatum isolate sHemOce1 chromosome 2, sHemOce1.pat.X.cur, whole genome shotgun sequence, the genomic stretch tttctaacctcagcccaaaccacctcacatggcaagtcttcctccatcgtcctttccaccgctgtaatactatccttgacaagcaatgccacaccaccccctcttttacccccatctctgaccctgctaaaacatttaaaccctggaacctgcaacagccattcctgcccctgttctacccacgtctctgtaatggccacaacatcgaagtcccaggtaccaacccacgctgcaagttcacctaccttatttcttatacttctggcattgaagtatacacacttcaagccacctttctgtttacaggcaccctccttcgagatcgatgccttgttcctaacctccctacactcaaggtcctgtaccataaagctacagtccaggttcccatgcccctgcagagttagtttaaaccctcaaaATCAAACAGATTCCTAGCTAAAGGAGTCAACACTGACGTGAAAATAATGGGAAAAGTGATCGGCACTTTGCCACACTCAAATTTTATTGAGGTGTGGCATAAAGTATTGAAACTGATGCTGTAGCTGAGGATTAATCATTTGAGGTCAAAGATGGGAAGGCCAGAGAGGATAGAGAGAAGATGGTATAGGGTAACACTGGAAGGAAGGATAATGTCAGACTAAGTGAAAGGAAAGATAACTCCAAATGGGTATCAGTAACCAAGAGTTGTTGACAAAAACAGATTAAGGTTAAGGATGAAGTGAAAGCTGGGACAAAGTGAGCTGGCGTTGCTGTAGAATGAGGATCAGAGATTACATTTAATGGCCTTGTATATAGCTTTGAGTACTGATCTCAGATTCAGTGAATGGATGAATTTTAAATATCATTGCAAATGTAGGTGAATCTGAAAGGTGAAGCTTCAGTGGAATCCAAGTGAATTAAGTTACAGGTAGAAATAGTTGAGCTGAGGAAGGAGGCATGGCTTTGATATTAAGTTTTAGAATATATCTGATCAAACAacaagaagggaaataggaagCAAAGGtggtttaaaaaaagtaaaaggGACAGGGAAATACTCTCAGAAACAAGTGGAGGCCACTTCAAGAAGAATGAAAGGAATATGGCCAAGAattaaacattaatataaaagcaaattactgcagatgttgtatCTTTACTCTTCCATAATTAAATCTTCACTCCTGGTGTTAGCTTGCTGAAATGTTTCTTCACCATGCCTTTGACATCTTTCTTAAAGTAGGATCCTTTTATTGTAAATTGCCCAATTTGCAGGTAATGATAACAAAGCACCCAGTGGCATATTGAGCATTCACTAAAGTAGCCCAGTTACTTCTGTTGTCAATAACCATAGATCCCATTGGTACATGTACTTTATGCTATAATGGATTAACAACATCAAAGGTTTTGAACACTGAAATCTTTCACAATTAAACATAGAATTTGAATATATGTATCCACCTTCCTACATTACAccaaaaatgttttaaaaccatACTCCTGTTTAATATAGCGAAGAGGTAAAAAGCTGACATTGACCTCCAATGATTCCTTCCCTCTCCTGTGATACCCGACTTCTTCAGAACAAGATAACTTTTTTCCCACTGATTGTTGCTGATTTTCCTTCTTAATGAGATTTGTATGaaatttttaattttctttttaaatggtaAGTTTGTTTACTGTATGAAAAGAGGTTAAACTGCCTAAAATAATAAGTTACCTTAATAGACACCATTGCTTCAAATATCTGATAATATTGTTTAGGGCATGAAAAGATGGATGATATGTCATTATGCAATATTATATATTGTTAGCTGGCTACTTATCCAAGGGAAATATTTATGTGTGCATTAATCATAAGTTATGACTTGTTCTTCTATTCAACAGTCCTATCTATCTGTACTAGAAATCTGTACTATGTATACAAAGCTGCCTACTATTCTGaagttattattattattattcaatCATCATAAACATCAGTGCTGAACTTTTCTAATATTTTGCAAATTCAAAATTTATTACAAGATATAAACAGCAACTGACAGTTCTGTTGCATTTTACCCATTAGGCTAAAATCTCATTATATCTTAAAGCACCGTAGGGTAAATGCATAGAGAGATAATGACCTTAAATTACATTTGAATATATAATATTCAATAAATTAGGAcattatatataaaataaaatccGAGAAAATGAGATCATCTAATGCTATAATGCAAAAGTTTCTTTATTGAAGAAATAGAGGATAGAAGCTATGTTAGCATTGATTGAAAAGGGTTACTGAATTACTTAGGTCTTTGTTGCAGTGTTAGGTTTACTGTTTGAGTACTTGCAGTGCTGAATCCTGTTCTCATTTTGATTCCTGGTTATCAAAGAGATAAGAATGAGCCATAGTGTGCACCTATTTCTCATGTTATGTAAATTGCAATTACTAATCAATATCCATTACTAAAAATGTAACACATTTGCAGTCAATGGAATCAAAAACACCATATCAAATGGAAGAACTTATTGGGCTGCTAGTTATTCATTGGATATTATTTGACTAATTTCAAAACAACTTTTAAAGTGATTTTCAGCTAAAAGATTCGCAACTTGAAGACCTCTTATAAGAGTCACACTCCAATGTTTGTCAGTAGAAactaaattcaattcaatgtggACCAATGCATTGTTCAATACAAAAAAACTGTACTGTAACAACAGAAAATGTACTGTATTTCAATGAGTATCAAATAGCAAACCCTTGTTTTAATGAGCAAAGATATGTTGTTTATCTTTCATAATGTCCGCTTGAGTGAAATATCAGAagtgtatttttttcttttcgtATATTTGGATTTTATCAGTACATCTTATGAAATATATTCCATACAAGTGTCAATCAATATACTGATGTACAAATGTGTGATTTGTTATTTGGGGTTGAATACGAACATTTCTGATTTCTGGATAGTAAATGTTCATGTAAAATGTTAATACTTTTCTGAAGGAAAAAAATAACTCATTTCTTAGATTTTTAACCTATTACATGTTATCAacgttttaaaagaaaaataataccAATTTGGATTAATACCTTTGATCCTTGGTTTCACATTAAAAGGTTGGAATGAAGAAACCTTTGACAGAGAAAAAGATGCCTAGAACTGATTTTATTAGTAGGTTTAATGCATTCTAAATACAAAAATACAGTTTTATAAATACAAGTCACACTGTTCTGTGACCGGAAGTTAAACACTTAGTATATCATGAAATATCTGTAACTCATTAACTGGTACAGGCAGAAACAACTTTTCACCATAAGAAAAAAGACGCAACTGTCCACAACAGCGTCACAGCAATGCCGGAAACATACGTTACTACCTCCCACACAGATCTACAAGACTGTAGAATTGCAAGTCCATGCATTTTCACcatccttttttttgtaaatagaaTATGTTTGATTGGCCAAATTGACTTTTCAAGTTTTTTAAATGCGtttaaaacaatattttattATGAGTGCCCAGATTTGGACATTGTTACAAACATTTCAAGAGGAAGGAATTGCAGAAGGTTCCTCTGGGACAGTCACAGAGTCTTCCAATTCTGGCTCCTTTCCTTACAGCACATTGTTCCCCAGCATCACACtgttaaaaaaagatttaaaaagttatCCTTCCATTCTGTTGCACTATTAAATGTGAGTTGAAAACTCAATCAAAAAAAGATAAAATTGATCTGAACTTATTGTTTTTCCTAAGTAGCAATTTTGTTTCTGTATCCAGACAAGTACACCTTATAAATCAGAGCAGGTATTCATTCATTTGAAGTCAGAAAATGTTCTAGCAGTCAAAAGGGAAgaacttttttttctaatttgaatTATTTCACTCACGCATGTGACTCATTCTGGCATAATTGGTAATATGGCAGACCGGCTGCTTTGTGTTCACCTATACATTGAGGCTTGGCAAGTTATGAACATTGAGTGCATTGCACCTGAAATAAGTCCTGTTCTCATTTACGATGCCAACATTTGTGCACTTTctagaagtgatcactgtatagcAATCATAAGCATGGAATCTTCTTTCTAATTTTACTAACTCCAACCCTACACACTGAGAAAACATGTTATTCTGCAACCCCCACGCTGAGATTAACTGAGATTAGCTAATGCAGCACAAACCAAGGATTGAAATATCCTTCATCCAACTGGTTCAGTTTTATATACGGGTTATATGTTTTATGTACGGGTAATAAGTTCTGAACAGAAAACATTTTGGATCTGAAatttcaactctgtttctctctccacaatactgctagacctgctgagtttctccagcattctctgtttatatttcagatttcaagcatctattttgcttttattggcaTAGTTTCTTACTGGCCCTGTTTTATTTATTCTATTAAATTATTGCTGGTGTAAAATTATTGTGAGACAAATGAATGGTGCAGCATTCTTCTACTTGGTTCAAGATAATGTCGGGTTAATAAGTATTCTAGACTGTGCAATCACTTATTTTACCTTTGGCATTGTTTAATGGTGAATGGTATACCTTGTGCTATTCTGCTATTGGTCATTAATGAGTATACATGTTCCAACTTGTTTGGCCATAACCACTTCTCCTCACCTAAACTTTCTTCCGTCTGCTtgcttcaaaagtattcaatGTAAGATTTATTTCACACCTTTAAGTCTAAACTCCAAGAGGTCATCATACAGGTCAAATCAATTGCCCATCCCATTATATTGGTAAAGAAATTGTCAATTTAATCAGTTTAAAATGAGACTTCTGCTCACTGTTTATGCAGTTGGTGCACCATAATCAAAAATAAACATGACTCAATGtgaatagtgtgtgtgtgtctcagggACAGTAAGATTTTAAAATAGTACAATTTAATTCTGCACTACTCGTTTTACAAACCTTACCATTGGGACCATTCCAAACTTTTTTTCGTAGGTAGGCATCCTCTTGCttttcagtttctccagcacttcctgcaaAGCTTCAATCTGCGTGAAAGCAAGTAGTTTATATTCTTGCATTAAATTATTAAAAGGCAGAAGAAGCTCTCCAGAACAAACGAGTTCGGTTCAAGCAAAATGAAGTTGCTTTACCGACAATAAAGCAGAATTGTCCATAATAGATCATTTTCAACTTTCCCCCCCCCGACAGATATCTGCAAATCCCTTGTTATATTCCGCACATCTTTGTCCTCACACTTACCTAACTCGTTTCTGCTGGGGTGGGTCAGCAAAATAAGGTGTCAGTTTAAAGCGAAGCATTTCTTTCAATGGATCCCAATAACCGGGTATCCGAAGATTTAAAAATGCTAAACAAATATCAAATGCGTTACCATAATGTGAAACAATGCTTTGGAGTTAAATTAAGTAACTGAAGCTACCTTTGCGCGGATGAGTTGTaatttttaaagttaaatttGACAATCCTTGGTGGCTTACCAGCTCCTTTTCTTGAGAGGAGTCCTCTTTGATTGAGTAACGGTCTACCGACCTAGCTTGCAGCTCGGATTCCTGGCAATTGGAGTTGACGAGCAGAGCGGCGCTCAGCAGGGTAAGGAGGCAAAGGCGAGTACTCTCCATGGTGCTGAAACAGACAGCCCGGCTACCACAGAGCGGATCCAAACTCTGACTCGGTCGGCCCTTTATATAGCGAACGGCAATTTTGACAGAAGTAAACAAGCCCCCAGAAAAATCAATCAGAACCTGGGAACATTGACGTCAGAGTGAACGCAGCTCTCGGTTTTGAAGAAAACAATCTTTTTGAAAAATCCTCCATTCATTCTTCATTGAAGGAAAGAAATCTCGAGGGAACCAGGGAAAGGAGCTCTTGAGTTATTACTGTTCAAAACCATTGTAATATATTCCACACACACGTAAGAATAGATAGAAGTGTCAAAGGCAAAGAGCGTGAGAATAATGAGCCTGTATAATGGATCAGTGATCgtgaaatgaaataaaatctcTACGTTTGCATTCTGTTGAACAAGCTATGTGTGGTGTACTTGTAAAAGAAAGGTCCATGCATAAAGAGGAACAATTTGTGCGTTAGTGAACAGGTGTGTTTTCCTGATCTTGCATAACTCCTTTTCATTTCCCCACTTCCCCTCACAACACTGGAGTTCCAATGGCAACAGACAGATTTATGTGCATGAAGTCGGCATCTTGGTctactgggccaatgggctgaggagtggcagatggtgtttaatttggataaatgtgaggtatttcattttggtaagatgAACAAGGACAAAACATATTCAGgaaatggtagggccctgagtaatgttgtcaaacagaaagacagaaagGTTCAGGGacttagttctttgaaagttatgtcacaggtagacaggatgattAGCAAtgtgctttccttcattgctcagacgaTTGCGTATAGGAGtcaggacatcatgttgaggttatacaggatgttggcaggccacttttggagtattgtgtacagttctggttgccctactataggaagattatttttaaattggagagggttcaaagagatttacaaagatgttgccgtgACTAGGGGCATAAGGAAGGGATGGACAGGTtaggatgtttttcactggagagtggAAAGTtgtggggtgaccttttagaggtttataaaatcatgagggacatagatgattagcaaaggtcttttccctagggtcaggtagttcaaaactagagagtttttttaaggtgagaagataaAGAATTAGAAGAGACCTGATGGGtagccttttcacacagagggtggtttgtatgtggaactaactgccagagtaagtggtagatacaggtacagttacaacatttaaaatacatttggataggtaatgaataagagtctagattagtgagatgctggaagagcacagcagttcagacagcatcccaggagcagtaaaattgacattttgggcaaaagcccttcttcaggaatacaggcagagagcctgaagggtggagagataagtgagaggagggtgggggtggggagaaagtagcatagagtataataggtgagtgggggaggggatggaggtgataggtcgggggggaggggaagtggataggtggaaaagaagatagtcaggtaggacaagtcatgaggacagtgctgagctggaagtttggaactggggtgaggtgggggaaggggaaatgaggaaactgttgaagtccacattgatgccctggggttgaagtgttctgaggcggaagatgaggcgttcttcctctgggCATCTGGTGGTGAttgagcagcggtgaaggaggcccatttTTTACCTAGgtaatgaataagaaaggttcagGGTGATATGGGCAAGTAGGACTAAttttgtttgggaaacttggtcagcatggactggttggacttaagagtctgtttctgcactgtatgactctgtaagtaatctagccCACAAATTATTAAAGTACAGAAGTACTGTAAGCTCATTTAAGTCAGATATGTGTTCAAAGTTAGAGGCTACCTGATAATGAGCTTTGTACCATACCCTTTTGTGACATCTTTAAAGATGTTAGAATGACAAAAAGAATTAACTCCAATTTAAATAATACTTAATGGAACAGAATGCAGTTTTGCTATAATATACAATGCATTCTTCACTTTGAACTGCACATGATGTAACTTCCTTATATATTTAATGTGATTAATAATTGTTCTTTTATTGTTAGTGAAAGGATATTCAAAAACAACCTAGACTTACAAGCTACAGTATAGAACAAGATTTATCTGTGGTAATAATTCTGCCTCATCTATACTATAACTCCAATCTATGCTCACTAATATTATGAATTTTCCCACCTGTGGAATCAAACTCTTGGAATCTGTATTTTGGTGGAGACTTTTATATGTTGAAATATTTTTCTAATCTGTGCACTAAATACCAGAAAATATATCCATTAGCTGGATGCAAAGTAACTACAATATTGAATCATTACAGGGTTCTCCACAATAATGGAATAGCTCAATGGCATATTTGCCTCTTAATTCCCACTTTAAAATTGATCTTTGTAGCATCACTAAGATTTGCAACGTCTAGAAATGGTTGCTGAATAACTTAGCAAAAATTGTTTGTAAGTTATGGTCATTTATCTAGTATTTTAATATTAATTTTGACTTGATTAAAAGTGGATCAGTATGCTTTCCTCTGAAAGAATTGTGAGCACTTTTTGAGGAAGGCTGATTCTGGTATAAGTTGTGATGCATCTAAATCACTAATTGGATATCAGATTTGGATAATAAATTACACTTTACAGACCACAAGCATTTCacaattatttttaataaaaagTGACAGATCACATTCTGCATTAATAGTTATAGGAAAATTATTCTGTCATAAAATAAGTGAATGTGAATTATGTGTACTGCATAATGTTAATTAAGAATGTATAGGAACATGGCTTACTTATAAAGTAACATAACATGGGAATTGTACATGAATAAAGATTCTTTGGGAAAATATGGATTTATGTTCAAACAGTTGTTCAAGGGCCAAGGTATTTCTATCAAATGTGTTGAACTGACATTTCGGAGTTggagaaatatttaaatttgGTTAGTTTTAGACAAGTTTTGAAAAAGTTTTTTTCTCAAACATGTTCAAACTGGCAATAAAAAAAgtcaagagagaaagaaagatgtcaGAGAGACTTTATTGGATGGGAAGTAATCTTATATCCACTTCAACATGCATAATGGCTTAGAACAGAAAATGAAACTGATTGTAGTTCACTATTGGCTAAGGGAGGCTAATAAAATCTTGCAAAAACCATAAATTTAGTGTCTTGTTGTTTTTGTTTGCTTAATTATTTGCTGGTTTAAAAATTTTTGTTTAGCAGTTTATAACCTTAtgaaaatcccagaacttcttttaaagttACATCCTGAAGTGAACTTTAATGGTATTTGCCATGTCATCTcaggtaatgcattgaaggtgtgaagtggTCTGtgtttaaagttcacttgagaatgtaattttaaaaaaggttctAGAATTTACATATGTAAGAACTGAAACTCACAtggttattctaaaagatgagagatttaacaaacaatccaggtctttttcaagatataatttcagttgcatcacactgcaaacttttgctataaattctgtgtcttacatcgcatacatcacaaccacctgatgaaggagcagcacaccgaaagctagtgcttccaagtaaacctgttggactataacctggtgttgtgtgatgtttagctTTCCAATGAATGCCTTGTTTAAAAAGTAGGttaaaagtttattttttaattgatctatttaaaaaaatctaaattaGGCAGCTCTCCAATCCTTAAAATTCTAGTCCACAACAAACTATCAAAAACGAAACGTCTGCATAATGTCTCCACCATTGACAAAAATGAAATGCCATTTTTCAAATGTGTTTCACTAGAAATTgtagacaaaattaaaaatacttTAAAATCTGTGATTTCTACACACCCATGTTTATTTACTCTTTCTACCTTTAATCCAAACTATCTCTTAAACCTTCCTTGGTACTTAGATAATTCATACAATGTTACATTCCAGAGAAGGATTGGCAATTATATAATTTAATCCTGCAGTGTGAACAATCTTTAAAAGAGAAGGCTGTAATTGGCACTTTGGTTAAAAAATTTGGCATTTTGGGTTTCAACATTTTTTTGCAAAGGCCATGGGGATATGGTTTTTATTTGTCACCATGATAGACATATAGTTCAAAAATGTTCAAGAGTCAGTAGAACTCTCAGGACTTCTTTTCCCActttagagtttttttttaatgtcaatTTGACTTTTTGTTAAAGCATCCCACTGGCTTCTCCAAGGCTGATTCATCTTCATGTAATAGAATTGCACCTACTGCCAAGTCACTAACAGTGATTGCTaccttctttttttttaaactagtttGCTACCTTAAAGAGCTTAGTGAAATTTGAAGCAGCTAAACAGTGGTTAATTGATCAAAATGGCTTTTAGCTTGTCGAAAGTTTCCTAGCAGTTTTCTGGCAGAATTAGTTTGACCTGTGTTTGGAGCAAGTCATTCGTGAAGCAGCTGTAGTGCTGAGATTTGATACAAACTAAGGATAGAAACCACATATCTCCAAAAACCTTATGATTTCCAATTTAGTTTTGGGGCAGAGAACTCCACTATTGCCTATATTTATGCTGTTCTGGCAACAATTGTCCTTGCCAtgtaaggctgagatggattccTGATCAGTAGGGAAATCAAGGTTTATGAGATAAAGGCGTAACAGTGAACATGAGGAGTGTTTGATCTGCCATGAATCATATTGAGATGACAAAGCAGCCCCAACAGGCTGAACCACAGttctgtttcttatggtcttacaacACATCCTCAGTAATTTTCTTCAACCTGCCGAAGCTCACTTCTAGCAGAGCTTGTCACCAAATCAGCAACAGTAAATTCCTAAACAAAACTTCTAATTTGCCAAGTGGTCCTTCCAAATGTCACAGTGTAGCAGCACATCATCAAGGTAAACTACACAGTTAGGAACACTATCACATGATTCATCAACCTCTAGAAGATTGCTGACAAGGGTCTttgcctctggaccaggaggtccaggttcaagttgAAGTTTCTCCAaag encodes the following:
- the LOC132827235 gene encoding cocaine- and amphetamine-regulated transcript protein → MESTRLCLLTLLSAALLVNSNCQESELQARSVDRYSIKEDSSQEKELIEALQEVLEKLKSKRMPTYEKKFGMVPMCDAGEQCAVRKGARIGRLCDCPRGTFCNSFLLKCL